Part of the Melopsittacus undulatus isolate bMelUnd1 chromosome 7, bMelUnd1.mat.Z, whole genome shotgun sequence genome is shown below.
AACTTCAACGAAGGAGAGAAATGCTTCCTAAGTGCGTAGTGAAATATGACAGCCCtacaggatgctgctgccatAGAGATTGCAAATTATATTCAAGACCTGAATTAGAAGAATGCTTATTGCAAACTCCAGCATTCACAATATAGTTAAATGCCAGCACAACAATTGTTTTTGTGTGCAAAGGTAGagtatttaatgaaataatggcAAAGAATTCATTGTACAAAAGATCCCATTTATAATGTCTCCATCTTAGtaaggaaaagaatgaaagtaTAGAGATATTATCAAGTATAGTATACTTATATATAATAGTAAtatttacatacatatttatgaaGAGTGGAAATACAATTGCCCAGGATAATCAGATTGCCCTAAACACAGAATTATCCCTTGAAATCCCTTTCTTCACTCTCTGTCATCAAACTTCTCCAACATTAAGTGGCTATGATCAAAGTCTACTGAAAATACCCAGCTGAGACCACAGCTAATAAAGCCAATTTTTGCCaatggaaaaatacataaattaggggggaaaaaatccaagGAGATAATGCTTTTAAAGCAGTTGAAAATCTATCTGACAAATGAAGCAATATATTTTACTGTGTTAGGAGTAGTTACGAAGAAAGAAATATCCTATcaatcaatgaaaaaaaaaactctttagTCGTGCTctttccccagcagcagctatAGAAGATGACATAAGGAGAGTTTGGCCTCTTTCTGTCATGTCTGCTCCTTGCATTCTGCCAGTGTCCACAACTGCTACACTAGGGACATAAAAATTTTTAAGCACAGATCTTAAAAACTTGATAGTCCATGTTCAGTAGCCGTATGATTACATGGAGTAGAACAGTCTTCAACACTATGAATTTGTTATTATTGTGGAAAGAACAGCTAGATTTTGAGCCATCCATATTTTTCAGAATGATGCTTGCAAggagttgtattttcttcattctctaTTCCAGCCTTCGCATGTATTACCCCAAAAAGGGTTCATTTAGAACTGCCCACTTACATTTCAAGAAATCAGCCAAGGTGGACCCAATGAAATAACAATATTTTCCAAATCTTACAGCCTTCAGTACTCATATATCCCATACTTAATTCATCTTATGTTAATCaatatgtattaaaatgtatttgtttataCACAAATTTAATATCATGGTTCATGCCTATATTGACTTCAAACAATATAATTGTAAGCAAACTTCTTTCCATAAGTAGAcataaagaaattcttttaaaatagtcAGCAAAACTTTTAATATTGACAGGATATTACCGTACATAGATTGAAAGCATTTGCTATAGAGCAGTTTCATAAAGAGTACATAATGCATTAGCAAATAATACCACCTGTTTCTGCAAGACCGAAGTGTTACCTTATGTTCTCGTTctcaattctttttcttctcacaaCCTGCCAAACATGTGCTGTTTGTAGGAAATTAGTGACATTAcctcaaaaaatattttttcctaattaacAGTCAGATCCTATAAAGATAAGAAATGAATGTATTCAGCCCCATGCAGGACTTGACCCTAAGTCTTATTGGCAACTTTCAGTGGTTTATTCTGCTTTTGACAATCCAGGCTTCTCTGTGGATGCATCTGCTTCTTGCAGATCCAAGTCTGCAAATTCTTGCTCTATAACTGGCTTCAATATTTTCTCGATTTGTGTAagtctttttttcagtttctgttgtGCAGCGTCATACTCAGCCAACAATCTGGCAAACTTTGTTTGTAACCTGTCCATTGCTCCTTCCATGTAGGTGACTTTCTCTTCCAGATCTTTAGGATCACTTCCTAAGTTTGCAACTTCAATGTCCAGCAATCCATCTTTCATTaggatttgctttcctttttcttccagcaTAGCCTTGGCATCTGGGTATTCTGTTAAAGCCTCCATGAGATCATCTTTAGACAGACAAAACAAGTCAGAGTATCCGATACTTTTAATATTGGCTGTTCTTCGGTTGCCAGCTTTGCTACCTTTGATATTAAGAATGCTGATTTCTCCAAAATAGCTGCCATCACTTAGGACCACAAATTGAGTAATTCCATCATCAGCAACTACTGCCAGCTTGCCTTCTTTGATAATGTACATCTCTCGTCCAATATCTCCTTTTCTGCAAATATAATCTCCAGGACTGTATACCTGTGGCTGGAGTTTCAAAACCAGTTCAACCAACAGACCAGCTTCACAGTCTGCAAAAATACGAACTTTTTTTAGTGTTTCCAGGTGAACATTGATTGCAATCTCTGCTCTTAATTTATCTGGCAGATACTTCAAGACTTCCCTTTCATCCACAGCCTTCTTGTTTGTCCACAGGTAGTCAAACCACTTTATAACtcttttttccatgtctttACTCACATTCCGAAAGTGCATATACTGCTTGATGGCATCAATCCTTGCTTGAAACTCTGCTCTAGCAGCATTCATGTTGGAGATCATGGAGCCCACATTACCAACAATTGTAGCAAAAATCAATACTCCAACCAAGAAGTCGACGACCACAAAGAAATACTCAGAATCTCTTACAGGAGGGGGTGTTTCACCGATAGTAGTCAGGGTCAGTGTTGACCAGTAGAGACTGTAGACATACTTTCTAATGAGACGGGCAAATTCAGGATCAGAGGTGTTGGGGTAGACCCATGTGTCAGCCCCAAATCCAATGGCTTTCGAGATCGAGTAGTACACACAAGCATTCCAATGAATAATAATCACAATGTACATGACAAGGTTAGAGATCCTGAAGATATTTGGGTAGTTTGTCCTTGTTTCTGTTCGCTGGAAGAATTCA
Proteins encoded:
- the CNGA1 gene encoding cyclic nucleotide-gated channel alpha-1, with amino-acid sequence MRVGVIETHYSHSVVPSVVVQDTSDDPKPIEKRENRYARQWYLPSAFAQYNINNNSNKGEEEKKKKKEKKSKSERKKDGETKKNKDKKEKNKNKDKSKNKENKDEEKKEIFIIDPAGNMYYNWLFCITMPVMYNWTMIIARACFDELQHDYLAVWFIVDYVSDVIYIADMFVRTRTGYLEQGLLVKEEQKLREKYKASFQFKLDFLSIIPTDILYFKLGLNYPELRINRLLRVARMFEFFQRTETRTNYPNIFRISNLVMYIVIIIHWNACVYYSISKAIGFGADTWVYPNTSDPEFARLIRKYVYSLYWSTLTLTTIGETPPPVRDSEYFFVVVDFLVGVLIFATIVGNVGSMISNMNAARAEFQARIDAIKQYMHFRNVSKDMEKRVIKWFDYLWTNKKAVDEREVLKYLPDKLRAEIAINVHLETLKKVRIFADCEAGLLVELVLKLQPQVYSPGDYICRKGDIGREMYIIKEGKLAVVADDGITQFVVLSDGSYFGEISILNIKGSKAGNRRTANIKSIGYSDLFCLSKDDLMEALTEYPDAKAMLEEKGKQILMKDGLLDIEVANLGSDPKDLEEKVTYMEGAMDRLQTKFARLLAEYDAAQQKLKKRLTQIEKILKPVIEQEFADLDLQEADASTEKPGLSKAE